Proteins encoded together in one Methanobacterium sp. window:
- the iorA gene encoding indolepyruvate ferredoxin oxidoreductase subunit alpha, producing the protein MNLKNILTHKVGEKLFLLGNEAAVRGAIESGVSVAATYPGTPSSEIGNVLSEIAKDAGIYFEFSINEKVALEVAAAASASGVRSFTFMKHVGLNVAADSFMSVVYSGVNGGMIILSADDPSMFSSQNEQDNRHYARIANIPMIEPSNPQEIKDLMKFGYGLSEEFQIPILMRTTTRVSHMRGVVELGKVEEHPKTGYFKRDPERFVPVPSSARKMHKLLVSKMAEIEEVVNNSPLNKIFDNGGNIGIITSGSAFNYVMDVLDENNLKINVLKITLSYPFPEKRVLEFIKELDSVIVVEEVDPVMEKEVLACLGKYGLNTKVHGKLDETLPLIFEYSPDIILEGLNKLFKDNVDTKEIYEPNIPLPARPPTLCPGCPHRAAYYAVKKAGENLNLDVIYPTDIGCYTLGIESPYETADYLLSMGSSVGTSCGFSKSVDQSIVSFIGDSTFFHAGIPPLINAVHNKDKFVLVILDNRTTAMTGGQPHPGLPLDGMGEIAPEIDIEKIVEAAGVQFLEVINPLNIKKSQDIFQDALKFDGVAVVISKYPCMLIKGAKKKKQIVVDVDPDKCDKCLDCLRELTCPAIYMADNGSVNIDSAACKGCTVCIQVCEEKAIRVKK; encoded by the coding sequence ATGAACTTAAAAAATATTTTAACTCATAAAGTAGGAGAAAAATTATTCTTATTAGGTAACGAAGCTGCTGTTCGTGGAGCAATTGAATCAGGCGTTTCTGTTGCAGCCACATATCCCGGTACACCTTCATCTGAAATTGGAAACGTTTTATCAGAGATTGCAAAAGATGCTGGAATTTATTTTGAATTTTCCATTAATGAAAAGGTAGCTCTTGAAGTTGCGGCAGCTGCATCCGCATCAGGAGTGCGTTCATTTACATTCATGAAACATGTGGGTCTAAATGTTGCAGCAGATTCATTTATGAGCGTGGTATATAGTGGAGTAAACGGTGGGATGATCATTCTTTCAGCAGATGATCCTTCCATGTTTTCATCACAAAATGAGCAGGATAATAGACATTACGCAAGAATTGCAAATATTCCTATGATAGAACCTTCAAATCCTCAAGAAATTAAGGATTTAATGAAATTTGGATATGGATTATCAGAAGAATTCCAGATCCCTATTTTAATGCGTACAACTACCCGTGTATCTCATATGAGGGGTGTTGTAGAACTTGGTAAAGTGGAAGAACATCCAAAAACAGGCTACTTTAAAAGAGATCCTGAGCGATTTGTACCTGTTCCATCAAGTGCAAGAAAAATGCACAAGTTATTGGTTTCAAAAATGGCTGAAATTGAGGAAGTGGTAAATAACTCGCCTTTAAATAAAATATTTGATAACGGAGGTAATATTGGGATTATAACAAGTGGAAGTGCATTTAACTACGTTATGGATGTTCTGGATGAAAATAATCTCAAAATAAATGTTTTAAAAATCACTTTATCCTATCCTTTCCCTGAAAAACGGGTTTTAGAATTCATTAAAGAACTTGATAGTGTAATTGTGGTTGAAGAGGTCGATCCAGTGATGGAAAAAGAAGTCCTTGCATGTTTAGGAAAATATGGACTGAATACAAAGGTTCATGGTAAACTGGATGAAACTCTTCCCCTGATTTTTGAGTACAGCCCTGATATAATACTTGAAGGTCTAAATAAACTATTCAAAGATAATGTAGATACTAAAGAAATCTATGAGCCAAATATTCCATTACCTGCCCGTCCACCTACCCTCTGTCCAGGATGTCCCCACAGAGCTGCTTATTATGCTGTAAAAAAAGCTGGTGAAAACTTGAACCTTGATGTGATTTATCCGACTGATATTGGGTGCTATACACTTGGAATTGAGTCTCCCTATGAAACCGCTGATTATCTATTGTCTATGGGATCCAGCGTCGGAACAAGCTGCGGATTTTCAAAATCTGTAGATCAAAGTATTGTAAGCTTTATAGGAGATTCTACATTTTTCCACGCAGGAATACCCCCACTGATTAATGCTGTTCATAATAAGGATAAATTTGTTCTGGTTATTTTAGATAACAGAACTACTGCAATGACTGGTGGACAACCCCACCCTGGACTTCCATTGGATGGGATGGGGGAGATTGCTCCTGAAATAGATATCGAAAAAATAGTGGAAGCGGCGGGAGTTCAATTTTTAGAGGTTATAAACCCCCTTAATATTAAAAAATCACAAGATATATTCCAGGATGCTCTGAAATTTGATGGCGTTGCCGTTGTTATTTCAAAATATCCTTGTATGTTAATTAAAGGTGCAAAAAAGAAAAAACAGATCGTTGTGGATGTCGATCCAGATAAATGTGATAAATGTCTGGATTGTCTCAGGGAACTTACATGTCCTGCAATTTATATGGCAGATAATGGATCTGTTAATATAGACTCTGCAGCGTGCAAAGGATGTACCGTTTGCATACAGGTATGTGAAGAGAAGGCTATTAGAGTTAAAAAGTAA
- a CDS encoding indolepyruvate oxidoreductase subunit beta gives MKTYNIYICGVGGQGIIKTSIVIGEAAMKSNLGVVMSEIHGMSQRGGVVSTELKIGDSRSPIINDGSADLLIAFEPIEALRAISKASRETYVIVNTSSIMPFNIQGSNIPYPDVLSVLEELESKANRVFAMDAEKIAKESGHILSLNMVMLGGATAVSGFPINKETIKESMRANLPEKSIPINMKAFEKGYEFVSSK, from the coding sequence ATGAAAACATATAACATTTATATTTGTGGCGTTGGAGGTCAGGGAATCATTAAAACATCCATTGTGATTGGTGAAGCTGCAATGAAAAGTAATTTAGGCGTTGTAATGAGTGAAATACATGGAATGTCGCAACGAGGAGGAGTAGTATCAACAGAACTTAAAATAGGTGATTCAAGAAGCCCTATTATAAATGATGGGAGTGCAGACCTTCTAATTGCATTTGAACCAATTGAAGCATTAAGGGCAATTTCAAAGGCAAGTAGAGAAACCTATGTCATTGTTAATACTTCCAGTATCATGCCATTTAACATACAGGGCAGTAATATCCCTTATCCTGACGTTTTAAGTGTTTTAGAAGAGCTTGAGTCCAAAGCGAACCGCGTTTTTGCAATGGATGCTGAAAAAATAGCTAAAGAATCAGGACATATCCTTTCACTTAACATGGTGATGTTAGGCGGAGCTACAGCAGTAAGTGGCTTTCCCATAAATAAAGAAACAATTAAAGAATCAATGAGGGCAAATTTACCTGAAAAAAGCATTCCAATTAACATGAAAGCATTTGAAAAAGGATATGAATTTGTATCCTCTAAATAA
- a CDS encoding acetolactate synthase translates to MKVKQLSIFLENRKGRMRKALDVLENGGVNIRALSIADTSYFGILRLIVPDPEKTKKLLEDNDFIVKIGEVIAVRMPDKPGGLGIILGILDDNDINLEYLYAFVEEKENGAIVLLHPENIDAGIKALQENGADVISAEEIYGM, encoded by the coding sequence ATGAAAGTAAAACAACTGTCCATATTTTTAGAAAATCGGAAAGGCAGAATGAGAAAAGCATTAGATGTACTGGAAAATGGTGGAGTGAACATAAGAGCTCTTTCAATTGCTGATACATCCTATTTTGGGATTTTAAGGCTAATAGTACCCGATCCAGAAAAAACCAAAAAATTACTTGAAGATAATGACTTCATCGTAAAAATAGGGGAAGTTATCGCAGTAAGAATGCCAGATAAGCCTGGAGGGCTGGGTATCATTCTAGGAATTCTTGATGATAACGATATTAACCTTGAATACCTTTATGCATTTGTTGAAGAAAAAGAAAATGGAGCTATTGTTTTATTACACCCTGAAAATATTGATGCAGGAATAAAAGCACTGCAGGAAAATGGAGCAGATGTTATTTCGGCTGAAGAAATTTATGGGATGTAA
- a CDS encoding phenylacetate--CoA ligase, whose product MIWNEEAECMSQEEKEELQLARLQKIVKRAYENVPFYRKRFDESGIKPEDIKTIKDIEKLPLTTKDDLREAYPFGMFAVPRREIVELHTSSGTTGKPTVSGYTKKDIEIWSEVMARGLTMFGATEDDIIQNTHGYGLFTGGFGVHYGAQKIGLTVIPISTGQTKRQIEIMKDFNASIVIFTPSYGLYLSEVAEEEGLNTEELNLKAVGFGAEMWTEEMRQEIQRRFNAPAYNIYGLTEIMGPGIALECQEQDGLHVMEDHFYPEIIDSTTLETLPEGEKGELVLTTLTRHGMPIIRFRTKDVTALKREKCGCGRTLIKMDRITGRTDDMLKVRGVAVFPSQIEKALLKVDGLEPHYQIIVSRPHHMDVMEVQVEASPELFSDEIKELVGIKKNIEDYIHNEIGLRVEVTLVEPKTLPRSEGKAVRVFDKREF is encoded by the coding sequence ATGATTTGGAATGAAGAAGCGGAATGCATGTCACAGGAAGAAAAAGAAGAATTACAGCTAGCACGATTACAAAAAATAGTTAAAAGAGCATATGAAAACGTTCCCTTTTATAGGAAACGATTTGATGAAAGTGGCATAAAACCAGAGGATATTAAAACAATTAAAGATATTGAAAAACTCCCTTTAACAACAAAGGATGATTTAAGAGAGGCTTATCCTTTTGGGATGTTTGCAGTCCCTCGTAGAGAAATTGTAGAACTGCATACATCTTCTGGGACAACAGGGAAGCCAACTGTATCTGGGTATACCAAAAAGGATATTGAAATATGGAGCGAAGTCATGGCCAGAGGTTTAACCATGTTCGGGGCCACAGAAGATGATATTATCCAGAATACACACGGATATGGACTTTTTACAGGTGGATTTGGGGTGCACTATGGTGCTCAAAAAATCGGTTTAACTGTGATTCCTATTTCCACAGGTCAGACAAAAAGACAGATTGAGATAATGAAGGATTTTAACGCGAGTATTGTCATTTTTACACCTTCTTATGGTCTTTATCTTTCTGAAGTTGCAGAAGAAGAAGGTTTGAATACAGAAGAGTTAAATTTAAAAGCTGTAGGGTTTGGGGCTGAAATGTGGACGGAAGAAATGCGCCAGGAAATTCAAAGAAGATTCAATGCCCCTGCCTATAATATTTATGGTTTAACTGAGATAATGGGGCCGGGAATAGCTCTTGAATGTCAGGAACAGGATGGATTGCATGTAATGGAGGATCATTTCTATCCAGAAATTATTGATTCTACTACTCTGGAAACCCTTCCAGAAGGAGAAAAAGGAGAGCTTGTCTTAACTACATTAACCAGACACGGCATGCCTATCATTAGATTCCGTACCAAGGATGTCACTGCTCTTAAAAGAGAGAAATGTGGCTGTGGAAGAACATTAATAAAAATGGATCGTATAACTGGAAGAACAGATGACATGTTAAAAGTTAGAGGGGTTGCTGTTTTCCCATCACAGATTGAAAAAGCTCTTTTAAAGGTTGATGGTCTTGAACCACACTATCAAATCATCGTTTCAAGACCTCATCACATGGATGTGATGGAAGTGCAGGTTGAAGCTTCACCAGAACTTTTCTCTGATGAAATTAAGGAACTGGTGGGTATAAAGAAAAATATTGAAGATTATATACACAACGAAATTGGTTTAAGGGTTGAAGTAACTCTTGTTGAGCCTAAAACACTTCCAAGAAGCGAGGGAAAAGCAGTAAGAGTTTTTGATAAGCGTGAATTTTAA